Genomic DNA from Acomys russatus chromosome 24, mAcoRus1.1, whole genome shotgun sequence:
AGGCAAGGACCCTTCTAAAGTGGGACCCTAGTGATTGAGCTAAAGCCGAGTGGCTTTCCACCACTAAGTGCTGGCTGTACTGTGTGCAAACCAGGTGCCCAGTACAAAAACTGTCCTGGAACAAAAACAGGGGAGCCTGCCCTCCCAGGGATGACCTCTCCATACCCAACCTGCCTCTAAATGTCTGCTGTTCGTGGAGGACCAGATGGTGACAGAGCCAAGGTAAGCAGCAGAGGCGAGTGGTGGCACTGAGCAAACCTGACACAAGATGTGGGAACAGAGTCCTGGGGAAGCAGCTGCTCCGGGCTCCTTAACACTGTGCGCAGAGGGGCATTGTGGGGGCCAGGGGGGATGGAGCACCGTTCATCTGGGGACTAGCCAGCTCAAGTCTCCTCCCTTCTTGGCAGCTCCAGAGCCTTCCTTTTGGCTGACAGCCATGAAAAGTGCGCCTGCCAAGACCcatggaggagaaaaaaataacaaaccaccccccaaaaacaaaacaaaacaaaaaccaaaaaaacaaaaaacaacaacaaaaaaaaaccctcaaagcaaataaaaataaaagccaactgACCCAGGATGGTCAGGACAGATTGGGAAGACATCCTGGCCCACACCCCAGAGACAGGAAGTGTCCTTCACTGTTTTGCTGCTTTGCTCAAGGGGAAACACCACCCACCCTGAGACTTTAACTCACTGGccttagtgtcttttttttttttttttaaggtttttttcttttcttttcttttttttttaaatacccaaaccatcattttcaaaggaaaaaacaaaacctgatttaaaaaaacaaaaacaaaaaaacaactaaaacaatTTTGCTTCAAAATCTGATGGGGCAAGCCCCAGGCCTGGCCTCTCCACCAGAAGGCCTGGTCTCCCACAAGCTCTGCTGCCAGAGCCTAGCCCAGCGCCAATAAGGCAACCGTCCTGCGGCTGGCTCACCTTACCCAACCCTGCCCAAGTCTGGGTGGGCACTTGATTCTGTCAGCATCACCCAAAAAGTAAGAGGCGAACACTGCCAGGTTGCTTAAACACTTCCCAGAGCCAAGCCACGGGAATGCTAAGCTCTCTGTAGGGTGAAGACGCTAGTGGGAAAGAATGCCAGGTCTACGTTACTGTCCCTGGGCCTCTGAGGCAGAGATGGCCTCTAGGGTGGACACTCTGATTGTCCAAATACTGCACTGAGACTAGTTTCAAAGACTCCAGTCTCCAGCAAGTGTCTGCCCCAGGTGTATGAGTCCCAGACGGAGAAAAGGGACCAGCCCTCAGCCCCTGTCTTCTGCCCCGGCCCAGCTCACGCCTGGCCTGGGCTCTGCCTGGCTGAACCCAGCTGGCTGTCCAGCAGTCATGGGAGAGCTGGGCTGCCCACTGGCTTGAGGGCGTGCCAAGGGtccttgctgctcctccaggctTTGCTCAGGCCTGCTCCTTGTCAGCTCTCCAGAGCCGTTCCTTCACCTCGGGTGGCAGCGTGCTGAACAAGTCCTCTTCCACCACCAGGCCACTGCGCTTCAGCAGTGGACACTCGCCCAGCTCCACGGGCAGGCACTCCAGCCGGTTGCCCCGCAGCTCAATCTGGGTCAGGTTGGTCAGCTCACCCACTCTTGAGGGCAGTGACTGTAGTACATTGTTGCCCAGGTGCAGGGCCCGCAGCTTCCGACACTGGAAGAGCTCTGGGGGGAGCGCCTCGATCTGCAGGAGGGAGCAAAGGGCTGGGGTAAGGTGTATGCCTGGACAGAGCCTTTGAACCTTCCCACGCGCTTCACTCTCTGAAGCCCGGCGGACCTTAGTGTGGCCCAAATCTGGCCAATAACTACCCTGTAGTTCCCCCTGCAGGAAGCTGACCTGGCGGCCTGGGTCCTTCGACATCCAGAATGGGCTGTGGGCTCTAAGTGCAGGGTGGGTCTACCCAGTCCCTGCCCTAAGGGGCAGGCCAAGCTGGCAGCTCCACATCCCAGGGGCAGGCGTTTCGTCCTGCCTAGCTTAACAGCAGCTTCTGAATGTAAGGCAGCAAGTTCTGGGAACTGGAGAGAGTTCCCAGCTAGAGACTCTTCCTTCCGGGACATGCCATCCTCATGTCAGGTCACAAGGTTAGCAAGGTGCAGGGGGCCCAGGACTGGACACTCGGGACAATCCTAATTTGAccacacaggaaaaacaaacaatatcCGGGTGCAGCTTACCACAAGGCAGGCTCACTTAGCACAGATActgcttggggtttttgttttttaaagacatacgtgtttttatgtgtttgggtccttgcctgcatgtctgtatatgCACCTATGTGCATGCCTactggaggccagaaaatggcatcagCCGCCACAAGTGCTCACAACCACTAAGCcggtctctccagtccctgtttgttttgagatagggtctcactgtgtatccctggctgtcctggaacatgctacgtagaccagactggtcttggattcacagagatctgcattgcctctgcctcctcaatgctgggacTATGGTATGTGTCATCATGTCtggcttaaatttatttttattattttatgttcttgagatagggtcttactatgtagccttggtattttttaaagttatttattccttgttaatttatttaacttttttatttatatgctttAGCgtgaggacatcagatcccctggagctggaataacagacagttgtgagctgccatgtgcatgctgggaactgaactcaggacctctggaagaacagctagtgttcctaactgctgagccatctctccagccccttttatgttttttaaagatttatttatttactttatttatatggtttgtctgtatgtatgtctacacgccagaagagggcacctaaTCTCATGGGACCACTGCTTTAGACAgtagtgagctaccatgtgggtgctggaaattgaacctcggtcctctgggaaagcagtcggtgctcttaaccactgggccatctctccagctcctgaagatttatttttgtgtgtatgagagcttgcctgcacgtgtgtctaTATACCACAATAATGCCCAGCGCCCACAAAGGCCAAGGGTGTTAGAGAGCTGGGAGATGAGCCCAAGTCCTCAGTGGGGACAGGAAGCACTGGCAACTGGAaaggcagctctccagccctaactgtgtgtgtgagtgcctgagGAGAGCTGCACAGGGcactgggagctgaactcaggtcctgtggaagagcagcaaacaacTCAAATGTTCAGTCTGTATCCCTCAGCACAGACACTGCTAACTCATCAGTGTTCAAAACCAGCAGTAAATGCTCTGTGAATGTTTCCCACATCACAGCTGGGACAACAGAAACCTGAAGACAGGTGAGAGCTGATGCCAAGATTTGAAGCTGGTCCAACAGTGATGCTCTGGTGACTGTTTGAGGTGTTCTGGGATGCGGGAAGGGCCCAGGGCTGCCAGCCTCTTCCCTGCCCTTCTCTGGGCAATCGGCTCGAGACAAGGGTCCTTAGCTCATCTGTATGAAAAGTGCCACCTTCAGGAGGAATGGGCAGGTGGGGAGCCGGGCCTTCCTGCCAAGCAGGGACTGGGTAGGGCTGCACACTCGACCATGTCCCTACACACTGCCTGCTCCTCTCAGGGACTCGACCACTGTCCCTATTTTCCTGCTAAGGAGAAGTgacacacacaacccccccccacccacctaaGGTTGCATGGCCAAGTCTGAGAGGATGCAAGCTTTGCATCCTGCTGCCACTCACAGGAACCACACATCCTTATTCTGCGTTCCAGAGCAGGAGGGAAGCCTCTTGTCCTCCTGGGCCTCGGTTCCCTATTTTtgccttgtgttttttgtttgcttgttttgttgagacaggatgcagcccaggctggactcaaacttgtgGCAGCCCTCATGTTGCGggctttccagtgctggggttacaggaatgaGCCACAGTGCTCCCTAGTCTCCCCACTTGTGAAACACAAAGCTTGGTCGAGGCATTCTTCTCATCTGCAGCACCTGGAACTTAGGATCCTTTTTCAGCGCTGCGCTTTAACCTCACAGGTTCAGGTTCCCAACGAGCAACCTAAGTTTTCAGCAGGGAAATGAGTGTGGCCACAGCCTCAGAACATGAGGCcacactgctttcttttctgtttgtttgtttgtttgtttgttttcgagacagggtttctctgtgtatctttggctgtcctagacttgctctgtaaaccaggctggcctcgaactcacagcgatccacctgcctctgcctcctgagtgctgggattaaaggtgcatgctaccacacccggccccacactgttttctttctctttctttcttaaaaaagatttatttatttatacagtattttgcctgcatgtgtgcctacacactagaagagggaatcagatctcgttatagatggttgtgagccaccatatggctgctgggaattgaactcaggacctctggaagagcagacagagctcttcacctctgagccatttctccagccccacactacTTTCTTCAAGGAGATGTCTGACCCCCTGCTGTGACCAGGGGTCAGAGATGGAGCAAGATGGCCACAGAGTCTAAAGTTCAGGGATATGAAAGTCAAGGGTAGATAGGAAGTGAGCCCTACGGGATCAAGGACCAGAGCCTTCCCAGAATACCCACACTGCCTCCCTGCCTGTGCCCCATGCTCTATGACCTCCTCTAATGATACAAGCCAGGGCAGTAGAATGGTTCTGTCCAGTGAGTGGTGGAATCGGGTCCACTAACTCAGCGCCAGTCCATGCCTCCAGAGGTCCCTCCTTCAGAGTCCCCTCCCCAGAACCCCACCACTATTACTCTACCACCCTCTCTAGGCCTGAGAGAAAAGTGCCGGCACATTAGGTAGCTTGGCTCCCTGCCGTGGCCACACCTATCCTTTAGACTGAGTGTACCTAGTCCAGTGAAGGCTTAAGAGCTGTTTCCCATCACTCTGAATTCCACCTATCTCACCTCTTCAGAGATCTCAGCGGCCCCCTGATTAGCACAGGAACAGCCTCAGGTCCACTAGGTCTTCACTAAAGATGACCTCCCAGGAGCCTCTGGGCTGCTCCCTCTCCCGCAGCTCCTCAACCTTTCTGACCATCCACTGGGACCAGTGCTATCTCTGAGCTCACATAACCCAGCCTTGCCGCTGGCTGGTCACAAGCTAGACCCACACGTGTCCTTTCACTGACTCCCTGTGCGTGACAGCCATGTGCTCCAACCCCACTACTTTTCACGCTCGAGTTGAAGACAGAGCGCGGTAcgcccccttcctttctcctggaCCCAAGACCCCTCTTCACCCAGGAGCATAGTAAAGACGACTCTGAGAGCTTCCGGACACCTCACCGAGAGCCCGACACAGGCTGCACACTTGATCTTCCCTCTGAAGACCTGCTTATACTCTCAGGTCCTGGTTCAGTGTTTAAGAGACCTGAGAACCCCACACGTCCTCCCTCCCCAACGAGTGACCTATGGCTCGGCTCTACCTCCAAAGGCTCTCGCAgactcattttcatttctgttcccAGCAGCCTTGTCCAAGTCAAGCCTCCCACATCACTGCCCACCCTACTGGAGGGCAGATCCAGGAGGACCCTGCCTGCTTAGAATTGGTCCAAGCACATTTTTTCCCTATAAAAGGTCTCTGGGTACTGCTGGTGGTAGGGACAGGATGTGACTAAGCAATGTGCTAAAATAGAGTGTCGGAGGGTCTCCTTCCTCTAGTTCAGGACAACATGCCTCCGCCAGCTCCTTTCCTAAGGGGTGACCTCAGTCAATAGGCATGACACTAACAGGCAAGCCTGGTGTGCAAACCTGGGGGTGAGGGACAGGATAAAACAAGGCTGGAAGCTGGCCCAGCCCGACACCTGGGGCACAGCAGGCACTTCAGTGTGGGTGGAAAGTCCCTCCCAACTCTCTGGAGTCCAACACTACGCCACAGGGAGCCACTTAGCACCCCCTGCTCACATTAAAGAAGGGCTTGGCCTGCGCAGTGCTTTTTCTTTATGGACCTCCAATGCTTCTTCGCAGAGGGTCGCACTATAGTGAAAACAACCAGAGTTGGACCATCATCCTTGAAAATTCTCAGTGTACATGAGCCATGCCAAATAAAGATTGTCCCAATCCCTCTGACATGGAAGATCCAGGTGGCCTGCACTGCAGGGGCCCAGGGACTAAGGAAGGAAGCACCTGTGCCGCCACCAATCTATGACATGTAGAGATGAGTCCCGAGCTAGATCCACATCTGAGTGAGGCTGGTAGGATAGAGCTGCTGGCAGCAGGAGACTGAGTGTCACACCTGCTCAAAGCCACCACAATCCCCACTCAAGAGCCAGCTGCACTTACTTTAAGTACCACTGTACTGGAGGCACAGAGGTGGGGCTGAATTGTCACTCTAGCTCTCTGTCTCCTGACCCCTAACCTCAGGCTCCCCATCTTTTACAGAAAGATACCTACAGGTCTTGAGGACAGGGAACCTCCCACCCAACATCCTGTAGCTACGGCCTGGTTTCCCCTGGGAGGTCAGACCACAAGCCACAGAAGTGCCCTGCCCTCAGCCGTTACCTCTTGTTAGGGGCTTTCCTGTCACACAAGGGCTGGTATACAGGAGCCACCTACAGTTTCAAGGGCATTGCTTCCCACAGTGCTGACCCCAATTTCCTCTCCAGAAAAGCAGGCAGGACAAGTTACCCCACCTCAGCCCAAGCTTGTTTTTCGCCCCCCTGATGCAGACAAGAAAGGGACAGGAGCTATGCTGGAGCTACAGAGACCACTGGTTTCACCTCAGCCGGCAAAACCACGCACAGAGCCTCTCTTGCCGGGGAGACACAGGCTGGGCCCCTTGGCTCAAAGCATTGTAGGGAGACAAGGTGGGGGAGATAGGTACCACAAACACTGGGTTGGGACCTGCCCCCACTACCTCACTTCAAGAGTACCATGGTGTTGGGACTCCTAGGTTACGCACATCCCTGAGGCAAGGGCCCCGCCTGGTCACACCACCTATCATGGCAGAACTCGGAGCTTCTGTGACAAAGACAGGCCCCCAAATCTGCAATGAGGCCAGGGAGTCTGACTCCTGAACCTTCTCTGTGTTTCTAGAAAGAAGCAAGGACCTCAACCCCAGAAACATCAGGTGGCCTGAGACACCAGTCCTCTGAGCACCACAGGAGGCCACCTGTGGTGGGCCACTCACCCTGTTGGCCGTGACAGCCAGGTTCTGGAGGTTCTGCAGGAGGCCGATGTCAGCGGGGAGGAAGGTCAGGTTGTTGTGGCTGAGGTCCAGGTAGCGCAGCTTGCGGCAGTAGAAGAGCTGGGCGGGGATCTTCTCGATCTTGTTGCGGTTCAGGTAGAGGCGCTCCAGGTTGGTGAGGTTGCCGATCTGGATGGGGATGTAGGCAATGTGGTTGTACCACAGCTTAAGGCAGGTGAGGCGGTGCAGGTGCTGGAAGCTGATGATCTCCTCGATGGTCTTGAGGTTGTTGTCCTTCAGGTCAATCTCCTGCAGGTTGTGCAGGCTGAAGATGGAGTGAGGGATGCGCTCCAGGTCACAGCGGATCAGCTCCAGCTCCGTCAGGTTCACCATCTTCTTGAGGCTGTTGAGGACGATGAGCTTGGTGCCCTCGTTGTTGATGGACAGCTTCTGCAGGTGCACACCCACATCCGTGACGACCTGCGGCAGCTTGCTCAGGTTGCTTTTGAGCCGCAGCACCTTGAGGCGCTTGAGCTCCCGGAGCCCGTCGATGACGATGTAGCGGTTGTTCTCGGCACTCAGGTTGCCCGTCAGGTGCAGCTCCTCCAGCGTCTTCAGGCTGTAGATCCACAGAGGGATCTCCTTGATGTCGGTGAACTTGATGTGCAGCGCCCGCAGGTTCTCTCGCAGGAAGGCCAGGGCGGGAGCCTCGATCTTGGCTGCGGTGTGGTACAGCCACAGCTCCTTGAGGCCTGTGAGCTGGGCGATGCTGGGCGGGATGGTCACATCAGGAATCAGTTCCAGCTTTAGGACCTCTAACTCCACCAGGTCAAACACGGTGTCGGGGATGCCGCTGAGCATGAACAGGTGCAGCTCCAGCTTGTCCTGGGCGTTTTTGGTGAGCCGCTGGCGCAGCTTGTCCAGCGTCCACTCGTTGTTGAGGTTCAGCTGCCGCAGTTTGTTCTCGCTCACCTCAGACAGGAAGACGGCGAAGCGCTTCGAGTAGAGTGGGTCGTACTGGTCGATGAGGTGCAGCATGAAGGCGAAGTCGTTCTTGACGTCTGGGATGTCACTGTAGCTGCTCTCCTCCCGGATCGACTCAAACGAGTACTTCTTGAGGGAGCGCCGCAGCATCCACCACAGCGTGTACATGCAAATGAGGCCATAGCAGACGACCAAGCTGATGTAGAAGGACGCCAAGATCTTGAAGAGCGTGGCCAGAGGGTGGGCACAGCGGTAGGTGCGGTAGCCTGTCAGGCTCTCGATGTCCACGGTGCAGTCCACGTCAAACTTGATGTTGTGCACGTAGTAGACCGTGTAGCAGATGATGAGGACGAACTTGATCACCTTGATGATGGTCTGCCGCATGTAGAGGCGGTACACAATGTCCCCCTCCTCCACGTGGGTCCGGAACTTCTTCACCTTCTCAAACAGGGCCTTCGCCTGCTCCCCTTCCTTCTTGTCCAGCACGCCTGTCTCCGATCGGTCCACGATGCCCTGCTCAATCCGTGACTTGGTCCGCTGCAGCATGGGCACAGTGGCCTCCACATCCTCGCTGACTGTAGATGACTTCTTGTCCATGGAGCCATTCATCTTGCTAAAGGCTGGCTTGGGGTCACTCTCCTCCACCACTGTCTCTGACAGGGCCCTTGTCGTCCACGGTGAGTCGAAGCACTTGAGCAGGATAGACACAAAGTGTTCCAGCTTTGAACTGGTGCGTGGGAACTTGAACCAGAAGTTGCTGCAGGCCAGGAAGATGAGGGTGTGCAGGAGCACGAGGTACGGGAAGTACTTGGCAAACCAATGCAAGCGGTTCTCGTAACACACAGCGTCCACATAGTTGTACTGGTGGCGGTCTAGGTCGTACTTGATCCCTGTGGGGCCTGTGTCAGGAGTCGGCAGGACTGTGGAGTTGGGGTAAGTGGGCTCTGGGCTGGAGGCCCAGCCTCGGAAGGAGTCGTTGCAGGAGTCTTTGGTGACCCACTtacaaggcaggcagatcatctTGTCCTGGGTGACTTGCAGCGTCCCCCCAAAGACAGCGATCATCAGCATGACAATGGAGATGTAGTCAGTGAACACATCCCACCATGGCTTCAGGATCCGGTATGCTGGCTGTGTGTCCGCAAAGTAGCGGAGCTCTGTCACTGGGATCATGGTTTAGCCTGAAAGGGACCCATATGAGATTTACCACAAGGCAGGCTCAATTGTGGACCCCAGGGATGAGGGAAGAATATAAAATTCCACCACTAtaagtcaggtggtggtggcacacgtctttaattccagtactgggaggcagagacaggtgggtctctgagttcaaggccagcctggtctacaaagggagttccaggacagccaaggctacacagagaaaccctgtcaaaaaaaaaaaccaaacaccaccaCGAATCTCCTCAAACCACAGCCCGGTACTTCGCCATGCAGCTGCACCAGTGGCCTGGAGGACTCTGCAGTGAGGACCAAggactcctttccttttcttggagacagagtctatgtagtcctggctatcctcaaactcgatatgtagaccaggctggtcttgaactcacaatgatctgcctacagctctgcctcccaagtgctgggattaaaggcgtgcgccatcatacctggccaaaacaatttttaaattattttattttatacatataagtgttttgcctgtgtgtatgtctgtgtgccagtgCATGCCAGAGGCCAGAACAGGTATCTGATTCCcatggaactaaagttacagaaggtaggtgctgggaattgaacccaggtcctccagaaaagcagccagcatTTTAAACtgctgatctatctctccagctccccagaacTCATTCTTATGAAACAAACTGtgaagaccatgtctcaaaaacaaaagaaaccaaaacacatCTGCACGTTTATACACAGTGGGTGTAGCCAGGActgtgggaggcaggagagaggccaTGTGTAACTTCCTGTGCATAGTGTGGTGTGGGGCAAGGAGCTGTAAACAAGTGAAGACAAGCCTCTCCAGAGTTCTGTCTGGGTGCCTGACGGTGGCTTCTGTGACCCCAGTAGTTAGCCCAGTTTGAGAGATGCTGGACCGGAAGCTGCTTTAGGgaggtccagcctgtgccacactCACGGGTGTAAGGGGAGGCTGCCAAGGAGACTGTGCTTACGCTGCTCTACAAAACTGTAGGGACCAAGATAAAGGAAATGTCTATGCCCGGAAAcacttggggtgggggctgctcaTTATTTTCACTGACTCTTTGGACTTCTGGTTTGGTTTCATCTGAGACagtcttatattttatatagccTTAGGCTGGTCTCAGTCTCAGTCAGCATATAGCCAATGAcgactttgaactcctggtcctgtCTACTCcctaagccaccacacccagtttatgagTTGCTAGTAAGAACCAAACccaacagcctggtctacaaagtgaatccagggcaggcaaggctacccagagaaaccctgtctcaaaaaacaacaacagatccAAACCCAAGACTTCCTGCCTGCTATTCAAGAGCTAGAACACCACCCCCATTTTAAACAGTGAA
This window encodes:
- the Lrrc8a gene encoding volume-regulated anion channel subunit LRRC8A — protein: MIPVTELRYFADTQPAYRILKPWWDVFTDYISIVMLMIAVFGGTLQVTQDKMICLPCKWVTKDSCNDSFRGWASSPEPTYPNSTVLPTPDTGPTGIKYDLDRHQYNYVDAVCYENRLHWFAKYFPYLVLLHTLIFLACSNFWFKFPRTSSKLEHFVSILLKCFDSPWTTRALSETVVEESDPKPAFSKMNGSMDKKSSTVSEDVEATVPMLQRTKSRIEQGIVDRSETGVLDKKEGEQAKALFEKVKKFRTHVEEGDIVYRLYMRQTIIKVIKFVLIICYTVYYVHNIKFDVDCTVDIESLTGYRTYRCAHPLATLFKILASFYISLVVCYGLICMYTLWWMLRRSLKKYSFESIREESSYSDIPDVKNDFAFMLHLIDQYDPLYSKRFAVFLSEVSENKLRQLNLNNEWTLDKLRQRLTKNAQDKLELHLFMLSGIPDTVFDLVELEVLKLELIPDVTIPPSIAQLTGLKELWLYHTAAKIEAPALAFLRENLRALHIKFTDIKEIPLWIYSLKTLEELHLTGNLSAENNRYIVIDGLRELKRLKVLRLKSNLSKLPQVVTDVGVHLQKLSINNEGTKLIVLNSLKKMVNLTELELIRCDLERIPHSIFSLHNLQEIDLKDNNLKTIEEIISFQHLHRLTCLKLWYNHIAYIPIQIGNLTNLERLYLNRNKIEKIPAQLFYCRKLRYLDLSHNNLTFLPADIGLLQNLQNLAVTANRIEALPPELFQCRKLRALHLGNNVLQSLPSRVGELTNLTQIELRGNRLECLPVELGECPLLKRSGLVVEEDLFSTLPPEVKERLWRADKEQA